The following proteins are co-located in the Sporolactobacillus pectinivorans genome:
- a CDS encoding HAAS signaling domain-containing protein: MVTNEFLGKLNHLLKEIPKRDRQDILSDFEEHFTIGFNEGKTEEEIIRELGDPKTIAAEALVDYQSTRTLNPQPAVNITRCILAGIGMFFFNLIVVLGPVAAIFSIYVSFCAVSFSFIISPLLSLVVLMESNFVAFLFVFFSSFILCGLGLLLGIAMIYTGKILWQFLVGYIRFNISVIMGRK; encoded by the coding sequence ATGGTGACAAATGAATTTCTCGGGAAACTCAATCACTTGTTAAAAGAAATTCCGAAAAGGGACCGTCAGGATATACTTTCCGATTTTGAAGAGCATTTTACGATCGGCTTTAATGAAGGAAAAACGGAAGAGGAGATCATCCGGGAGCTGGGCGATCCGAAGACGATTGCAGCGGAGGCCCTGGTGGATTACCAGTCAACCCGGACGCTGAACCCGCAACCGGCTGTGAACATCACGCGCTGCATTCTTGCCGGCATCGGCATGTTCTTTTTCAACCTGATCGTTGTTCTGGGCCCGGTGGCAGCGATCTTTTCAATTTATGTCTCATTTTGCGCTGTATCATTCAGTTTTATCATCAGTCCGTTGCTATCGCTTGTCGTCTTAATGGAATCCAATTTCGTAGCGTTTCTCTTTGTATTCTTCTCATCTTTCATTCTTTGCGGACTGGGACTGTTGCTCGGCATTGCGATGATCTATACCGGAAAGATTCTGTGGCAGTTTCTGGTCGGCTACATTCGCTTTAATATCAGTGTCATTATGGGGAGGAAGTAA
- a CDS encoding TetR/AcrR family transcriptional regulator: MSDRTLRRDDDKISASILQTTESLFSKYGVENVSMHQIAKTAKVGQGTMYRRYANKGDLCMDLMKENFQDLQDSVRQYLENAGSIPVKERLFAVFKKQLYFLERHSRLFETIQSFSTSTCENAKTNFYEAPPYVFMHTVIRSLLEEAISAEAARPVNADFTAHTLMASMNTKVYIFLKKEKGYTTDEIVDNFNRTFLEPLFF, encoded by the coding sequence ATGTCTGATCGTACATTGCGGAGAGATGATGACAAGATTAGCGCATCAATTTTACAAACAACCGAATCGTTGTTTTCCAAATACGGGGTTGAGAATGTCAGCATGCATCAAATTGCCAAGACTGCGAAAGTCGGGCAGGGAACCATGTATCGCCGTTATGCCAACAAGGGAGATCTCTGCATGGATCTGATGAAAGAGAACTTTCAGGATCTTCAGGACAGTGTGCGCCAATATTTGGAAAATGCGGGATCGATTCCCGTAAAAGAAAGGCTTTTCGCTGTGTTTAAAAAGCAGCTTTATTTTCTGGAGAGGCATTCGCGTTTATTTGAAACGATTCAATCCTTTTCAACTTCAACGTGTGAAAATGCAAAGACAAATTTTTATGAGGCACCACCCTATGTTTTCATGCACACAGTTATTCGTTCACTGCTTGAAGAAGCGATCAGTGCGGAAGCGGCGCGACCGGTCAACGCAGATTTTACCGCGCACACGCTGATGGCTTCAATGAACACGAAAGTCTACATTTTTCTAAAGAAAGAAAAAGGATATACAACCGATGAGATTGTGGACAATTTCAACAGGACTTTCCTCGAACCTCTGTTTTTCTAA
- a CDS encoding DUF4097 family beta strand repeat-containing protein codes for MKKILYVALILILTGIIGTLIIYQTTDTFHSAEVQPQKKTMLIDGVKDIKIDTSTVDVQVEKTDGRSLSAELQGWGNKHVTQSIKLNVKKEGQILNINVGRKGPFISFTFGKMKLVVKVPDQLYDSVRAQSASGDLSVRSLSAKQLSLAADSGNVVSENNQAADRLSLQTTSGDITLKHTQIKNNAVVSANSGDVVIDGLTAKSSQIETTAGEITVQNATGNLAAQADSGDIQIKNDSLAGNISAETTSGNLNIDFAKKPASFSLDYSGSSGMGTVQIDGLLYEEKTEHTLIGKKGSGAYQIRARTDSGDFSLK; via the coding sequence TTGAAAAAAATATTATATGTGGCTTTAATCCTGATTCTGACCGGAATCATAGGAACCTTAATTATTTATCAGACCACAGATACTTTTCATTCAGCTGAAGTGCAGCCGCAGAAAAAAACAATGCTGATCGACGGGGTCAAGGATATTAAGATCGACACGTCCACTGTGGATGTTCAGGTCGAAAAAACAGATGGCCGGTCGTTGAGTGCAGAATTACAGGGCTGGGGAAATAAGCATGTGACACAGAGTATTAAACTGAACGTTAAGAAGGAGGGACAAATTTTGAACATTAATGTCGGAAGAAAAGGACCGTTTATCTCCTTTACATTCGGCAAGATGAAATTGGTTGTCAAGGTGCCGGATCAACTTTATGACTCGGTTCGCGCGCAGTCCGCATCCGGTGATCTTTCGGTTCGGTCGCTGAGTGCAAAACAACTGTCTTTGGCTGCGGATTCGGGAAACGTTGTCTCCGAAAACAATCAGGCGGCAGATCGTTTATCGCTGCAGACAACAAGCGGGGATATCACCTTGAAACATACTCAAATAAAGAACAACGCTGTCGTGAGTGCAAACAGCGGCGATGTCGTGATCGACGGCCTGACCGCTAAATCCTCACAGATTGAAACGACGGCCGGTGAAATCACTGTTCAGAACGCTACAGGCAATCTGGCGGCTCAAGCAGACTCAGGAGATATTCAGATTAAAAATGACAGCCTTGCCGGGAATATTTCCGCGGAAACAACGAGCGGCAACCTTAACATTGATTTTGCGAAGAAACCAGCCTCGTTTTCGCTTGATTACAGCGGCAGTTCCGGCATGGGGACCGTTCAGATCGACGGGCTGCTCTATGAAGAAAAGACAGAGCACACGCTGATCGGCAAAAAGGGCAGCGGCGCATATCAGATTAGAGCGCGGACAGATTCCGGGGACTTTAGTTTAAAATGA
- a CDS encoding PadR family transcriptional regulator — MNVQFKKGVLELCVLILIADKDQYGYELAQNISDKIEVAEGTLYPLLRRLTKEGYLSTYLGESTEGPPRKYYAITEKGKSYMEKLIYEWRQFSSAVDQFIKEGVKHGDK; from the coding sequence TTGAATGTGCAATTTAAAAAAGGCGTTCTTGAATTGTGCGTCCTTATTCTCATAGCCGATAAAGATCAGTATGGCTATGAGTTGGCCCAGAATATCTCAGATAAGATTGAGGTTGCGGAAGGGACGCTTTACCCACTGCTCAGAAGGCTGACAAAAGAAGGCTATTTGTCGACTTACCTTGGGGAATCAACAGAAGGGCCGCCCAGAAAGTATTACGCAATAACAGAGAAAGGCAAGTCTTACATGGAGAAGCTCATTTACGAATGGCGACAATTTTCCAGTGCGGTCGATCAATTTATTAAGGAAGGGGTGAAGCATGGTGACAAATGA